One window of the Aptenodytes patagonicus chromosome 17, bAptPat1.pri.cur, whole genome shotgun sequence genome contains the following:
- the GEMIN4 gene encoding gem-associated protein 4, with amino-acid sequence MEAGPWGVCEETAILHGGFLLAARLTQPRPLRELRKADWPRVGPPITDALGEIGARCPSPLQHSLWKKEAVAIVWAKVLLPGPPAASLDQGWKEDGFFSVGRMIPDVNHTVLFELVKALGAPRLFVQLLLALPQDVHRGELEHLVEYIASETSPSDVGFFLDVWWEVMKHKEGQEDATVSTFSTLIRQHGCESSLDDGLQPPKRFKGDPGSLNDPPAATSLLTVLIEGLKQTYRSIALPRMRCYALANLVELLSVFSELEPEGSPLPVAEYLDKVSSVVSLWTSDTKSQFHHRRLDEKVKEAERSMSLLSTAKLSREELFVGLDFLCSLLHAWGEELQGTLNSSEELCYESYRLLDVLTTFGKNLVCFSETRGLDEDETRIVLELTQITKGFLKEISTSLKSKDLDTSLVSSVAMTIIEQKLDRHVEMCSIFASEKTWPFSKDWVDCLVKSKALFQKPELVLKLLETLVNFATSHHDKDGRELQMQVTKAIVECYTELLLTDKNKVISGVLASWGGPGLSLNLQVVMEGFQEDLNVTFNQITKSVSDEGLTRAVASVARLMLLYPEATVKQVCNLAVVNLGAHQFLAQILCSFPALSFLETHNDPGRPRSLVVRCLEEAVWGRLSTAREEEQFLEFLAFLMQPSSAAPLVSPAEVTKAFVLPYLKSDSAQIELSLQILSKVLGIQSCSEEHWVKSCHPFPLLLSLCKLLDGYTKYWHQPRDQLFPSLESKDLVLNILCQLCEVVRPETAPSPELWVQSLAWLHRKVASLDWTIGLRLKKLYGDHFKNEVPATLFEICMLPEDEWTSRPLPAYGPGSGLLAWMECCCVSTALRETMLTLLTVNVDNPEEVNLFSKGFLVALIQVFPWCSHSEWKRLMHVVENLLQRQVLHVPYTLEYVQYMPLLNLRPFACYLQFSVLFLRGFQLLCSSSCSTWLPAEAWLHVVQLYCGSLTDLLGSVKSAAGPPSHPAEDRTSTQEVSFICIQMFCHVLHVAAMLPDKGCSEALVVVALEILSQYETFSSADTSPSNTLRRANERHFLESITDNVGDKALHGTLLQKLSKLGARSAGETA; translated from the exons ATGGAGGCCG GGCCCTGGGGCGTGTGCGAGGAGACGGCCATCCTGCACGGCGGGTTCCTGCTGGCCGCCCGGTTGACCCAGCCGCGGCCGCTGCGGGAGCTGCGCAAAGCCGACTGGCCACGCGTGGGACCCCCCATCACCGACGCCCTGGGGGAGATCGGGGCCCGCTGCCCTTCGCCGCTGCAGCACAGCCTCTGGAAGAAGGAGGCTGTGGCCATCGTCTGGGCTAAAGTCCTGCTGCCGGGCCCACCGGCCGCCTCGCTGGACCAGGGGTGGAAGGAGGACGGCTTCTTCTCCGTGGGCAGGATGATCCCCGACGTTAACCACACCGTCCTCTTCGAGCTGGTCAAGGCCCTCGGTGCGCCCCGGCTCTTcgtgcagctgctgctggcgctgcccCAGGATGTGCACCGGGGCGAGCTGGAGCACTTGGTGGAGTACATCGCCAGTGAGACGTCCCCGTCAGACGTCGGGTTCTTCTTGGACGTGTGGTGGGAGGTGATGAAACAcaaggagggacaggaggacgCAACGGTCTCTACGTTCAGCACTCTCATACGTCAGCATGGGTGCGAGTCCTCTCTGGACGATGGTCTCCAGCCCCCAAAGAGGTTCAAGGGTGACCCTGGCTCTCTGAATGAcccccctgctgccaccagcctgctTACGGTCCTGATAGAGGGGTTAAAGCAAACCTACAGGAGCATTGCCCTGCCCCGCATGAGGTGCTACGCCTTGGCCAACCTGGTGGAGCTGCTGTCCGTGTTCTCCGAGCTAGAGCCAgagggcagccccctccctgtCGCAGAGTACCTGGACAAGGTCAGCTCTGTGGTCAGCCTCTGGACCAGCGACACCAAAAGCCAGTTCCACCACAGGAGGCTGGATGAGAAGgtgaaggaagcagagagaagcaTGAGCCTCTTGTCCACGGCCAAGCTCTCTCGTGAGGAGCTCTTTGTTGGCTTGGACTTTCTCTGCAGCTTGTTGCAtgcctggggagaggagctgcagggcaCCCTGAACAGCTCTGAGGAGCTCTGCTATGAGAGCTACCGGCTCCTGGACGTGCTTACCACCTTCGGGAAGAACCTGGTTTGCTTCTCAGAGACTAGAGGCCTGGATGAGGATGAGACACGCATAGTGTTAGAACTGACACAGATCACCAAGGGCTTTCTCAAGGAGATCAGCACCAGCCTGAAGAGCAAGGATTTGGACACCAGCCTTGTGTCTTCAGTTGCCATGACAATCATTGAGCAAAAGCTGGACCGGCACGTGGAGATGTGCTccatttttgcttctgaaaagacCTGGCCCTTTTCAAAGGACTGGGTTGACTGCCTTGTGAAAAGCAAAGCTCTCTTCCAGAAACCAGAGCTAGTTCTGAAATTGCTGGAGACGCTGGTGAACTTCGCCACGTCCCACCATGACAAGGACGGCCGAGAGCTGCAGATGCAAGTGACCAAAGCCATCGTGGAGTGTTACACTGAGCTTTTGTTAACTGACAAAAACAAAGTGATCTCAGGTGTTCTGGCATCCTGGGGCGGACCAGGTCTGTCCCTGAACTTGCAGGTTGTCATGGAGGGGTTCCAGGAGGATCTGAATGTGACTTTCAACCAGATCACAAAGAGCGTGTCTGATGAAGGCCTGACCAGGGCTGTGGCTTCTGTGGCTAGGCTCATGCTGCTGTACCCCGAGGCCACAGTGAAGCAGGTTTGTAATCTTGCTGTAGTCAACCTAGGAGCACACCAGTTCCTCGCGCAAatcctctgctccttcccagcgCTGAGTTTCCTGGAGACCCACAATGATCCAGGCAGGCCACGCAGCCTGGTGGTGAGGTGTCTGGAGGAGGCAGTATGGGGGAGGCTTTCCACTGCGAGGGAAGAGGAGCAGTTCCTTGAGTTCCTAGCCTTTCTCATGCAGCCAAGCTCAGCCGCTCCGCTTGTGTCACCTGCAGAGGTGACCAAAGCCTTTGTCCTTCCCTATTTGAAATCAGACTCTGCTCAAATTGAGCTGAGCCTGCAGATCCTCAGTAAGGTTTTGGGGATACAGTCCTGTTCAGAAGAGCACTGGGTCAAGTCCTGCCACCCATTCCCGCTTCTCCTCAGCCTCTGCAAGCTTCTAGATGGTTACACAAAGTACTGGCATCAGCCCAGGGACCAGCTCTTCCCTTCGCTGGAGTCCAAGGATCTGGTACTGAACAtcctctgccagctctgtgaGGTAGTAAGACCAGAAACCGCCCCCTCCCCTGAGCTGTGGGTCCAGTCGCTGGCTTGGCTTCACAGGAAGGTGGCGTCACTGGACTGGACCATCGGTCTCCGGCTGAAGAAGCTTTACGGCGACCACTTCAAGAACGAGGTCCCGGCGACGCTGTTTGAGATCTGCATGCTTCCTGAGGACGAGTGGACGTCCCGGCCTTTGCCAGCTTATGGACCGGGCAGCGGGCTCCTGGCATGGATGGAGTGCTGCTGCGTGTCCACAGCGCTCAGGGAGACAATGCTGACGCTCCTCACGGTCAACGTGGACAACCCTGAAGAAGTGAATCTTTTCAGCAAAGGGTTCCTGGTGGCCCTCATACAGGTCTTCCCTTGGTGCAGCCACAGCGAATGGAAGAGGCTCATGCACGTGGTCGAAAACCTGCTGCAGAGGCAAGTCCTGCACGTGCCGTACACACTGGAGTACGTGCAGTACATGCCCCTGCTCAACCTCCGGCCGTTTGCCTGCTACCTCCAGTTCTCCGTGCTCTTCCTGCGGggcttccagctcctctgcagctccagctgttCCACCTGGCTGCCGGCAGAGGCTTGGCTCCACGTGGTCCAGCTGTACTGCGGCAGCCTCACGGACCTGCTGGGCTCCGTCAAGAGCGCTGCGGGGCCCCCCTCGCACCCTGCCGAGGACAGGACCTCCACGCAGGAGGTGTCCTTCATCTGCATCCAGATGTTCTGCCACGTGCTGCATGTCGCCGCCATGCTGCCAGACAAGGGGTGCAGCGAGGCGCTGGTGGTGGTGGCTTTGGAGATCCTCTCGCAGTACGAGACGTTCAGCAGTGCCGATACGTCCCCCAGCAACACGCTGCGGAGAGCCAACGAGAGGCACTTCCTGGAGTCCATCACGGACAACGTCGGTGACAAGGCGCTGCATGGCACCCTCCTGCAAAAGCTCAGCAAGCTGGGAGCGCGCTCGGCCGGGGAGACGGCTTGA
- the GLOD4 gene encoding glyoxalase domain-containing protein 4, whose amino-acid sequence MGARRALHFVFKVGDRGRSARFYRELLGMNVLRHEEFEEGCKASCNGPYDGKWSKTMVGYGPEDNHFVAELTYNYGIGEYRLGNDFLGITLVSSQAVSNAKKMGWPLREVTTGIFEAEAPGGYKFYLEDKEQLKQDPVLKVTLGVSDLQKSVNYWSDLLGMKIYEKDEEKQRALLGYADNQCKLELKTVGGAVDHGTAFGRIAFSCAKEELPNIEALMKKENQKILTPLVSLDTPGKATVQVIILADPDGHEICFVGDEAFRDLSKVDPNGDKLLDDAMAADNSDKWFAAQKMKKASA is encoded by the exons ATGGGGGCTCGGCGCGCGCTGCACTTCGTCTTCAAAGTGGGCGACCGCGGCCGGAGCGCGCGCTTCTACCGCGAGCTGCTGGGCATGAAC GTGCTGAGGCACGAGGAGTTCGAGGAGGGCTGCAAAGCCAGCTGCAACGG CCCTTATGATGGAAAATGGAGCAAAACGATGGTGGGCTACGGGCCAGAAGACAATCACTTTGTTGCAGAATTGACTTACAATTACGGTATTGGAGAATATCGCCTGGGTAATGACTTTCTG GGCATAACACTTGTGTCCAGCCAGGCTGTGAGCAATGCTAAGAAGATGGGGTGGCCCCTCAGAGAAGTCACAACTGGTATTTTTGAAGCTGAAGCCCCAGGAGGATACAAGTTCTACTTGGAAGACAAGGAACAGCTCAAGCAAG ATCCTGTGCTGAAGGTAACCTTGGGTGTCTCCGATCTGCAGAAGTCTGTTAACTACTGGTCTGATTTGCTCGGGATGAAAATATACGAGAAGGATGAGGAAAAACAAAGGGCTTTGCTAGGCTACGCGGATAACCAG tgtAAGTTGGAGTTGAAGACTGTTGGAGGAGCGGTGGATCACGGGACGGCCTTTGGGCGGATTGCCTTCTCCTGTGCAAAGGAAGAG ttGCCAAACATTGAAGCACTGATGAAAAAGGAGAATCAGAAAATTTTAACACCTCTGGTTAGCTTGGACACACCTGGCAAAGCCACGGTGCAAGTGATTATTTTGGCTGATCCT GATGGCCATGAAATCTGTTTTGTGGGAGATGAAGCATTTAGGGATCTGTCCAAGGTGGACCCTAATGGTGACAAATTGTTAGACGAT GCCATGGCGGCGGACAACAGTGACAAATGGTTTGCTGCGCAAAAAATGAAGAAGGCTTCTGCTTAG
- the MRM3 gene encoding rRNA methyltransferase 3, mitochondrial — protein MAALGRLAPGLGRSLLRRPGGQGEAAAGRRGVRALRRSPVRVLPPQKERAAAAEAQQSPREPPPPPPPPPAVERSSAGPGLWYEKAAPGDRRLGKVVTIAKSKKFRDHHGKVVLEGHRLIKDALEAGAVLQSLFFSTVGHLKELPEAKLKRANLVKVKFEDIKSWSDLITPQGLIGIFSKPDHAKMSYPAAQLTSSLPLLLICDNIRDPGNLGTILRSAAGAGCEKVLLTKGCVDPWEPKVLRAGMGAHFRLPIVANLDWESVPGNLPAGVQVCVADNKDPGAQAETASVSRGAGGAPGNPKAPVKSKPKAAPECEDEEGAAGVRVPELAAQYYYENWTQTPVAVVIGGETHGLSPDALHLAASTGGKRLVIPVVSGVDSLNSAIAAGIVLFEGKRQLLRRHKREDERQKFPVAG, from the exons ATGGCGGCGCTGGGGAGGCTGGCGCCGGGGCTGGGCCGCTCGTTGCTgcggcggcccggcgggcagggcgaggcggcggcggggcggcgcggggtgCGGGCGCTGCGGCGGAGCCCCGTGCGGGTGCTGCCGCCGCAGAAGGAGCGGGCCGCGGCGGCCGAGGCGCAGCAGAGTCcccgggagcccccccccccgccgccgccgccgccagcggtGGAGCGGAGCTCGGCCGGGCCGGGGTTGTGGTACGAGAAGGCGGCGCCCGGTGACAGGAGGCTGGG AAAAGTGGTGACCATCGCCAAGTCGAAGAAGTTTCGGGATCATCACGGGAAGGTTGTGCTGGAGGGTCACAGGCTGATCAAGGACGCCCTGgaggcaggagctgtgctgcagagtCTCTTCTTCAGCACTGTGGGGCACCTGAAGGAGCTGCCCGAGGCAAAGCTGAAACGAGCCAACTTAGTTAAGGTGAAATTTGAAGACATTAAGAGCTGGTCTGACCTCATAACTCCTCAGGGGCTTATAG GGATCTTTTCCAAGCCCGACCATGCCAAGATGTCTTACCCTGCCGCTCAGCTAACCAGCTCCTTGCCACTGCTCCTCATCTGCGACAATATCCGAGATCCGGGAAACCTGGGGACTATTCTGAggtctgcagcaggagcaggctgtgagAAAGTGCTGCTCACCAAAG gCTGTGTGGATCCGTGGGAGCCGAAGGTGCTCCGTGCAGGCATGGGAGCTCATTTCCGTCTGCCCATCGTCGCCAACCTGGACTGGGAATCTGTTCCCGGCAACCTTCCTGCCGGCGTCCAGGTCTGCGTGGCCGACAACAAAGACCCAGGCGCTCAGGCTGAGACCGCGTCCGTGTCGAGGGGAGCCGGCGGGGCTCCTGGCAACCCGAAAGCTCCTGTGAAATCCAAACCCAAGGCCGCTCCTGAGTGCGAGGATGAGGAGGGAGCGGCAGGTGTCCGTGTCCCAGAGCTGGCTGCGCAGTATTACTACGAGAACTGGACACAGACTCCAGTGGCAGTGGTGATCGGCGGAGAGACTCATGGTCTGAGTCCAGACGCGCTTCACCTCGCAGCCAGCACCGGGGGGAAGAGACTGGTCATTCCTGTGGTGTCAGGCGTGGACAGCTTGAACTCCGCTATCGCTGCTGGCATTGTGCTGTTCGAGGGGAAGAGACAGTTGCTGCGGAGGCACAAGCGGGAAGACGAAAGGCAGAAGTTCCCTGTAGCGGGCTAA